From one Bacteroidales bacterium genomic stretch:
- a CDS encoding alpha/beta hydrolase, whose translation MKKVLASVFLFTLFLSGYTEVPGKYIPKSDRKKEKLATAEPGTYLKPAALMVLKRMTRVMEESTVKEPAPCMLNLFTPSQKKLVDTTLLFNEVEIPVRIYYPTRESLQGHQPACLFFHGGGFVLGSVEQYHIMASKLARMTGQIIVSVDYRLAPDHPFPAAIKDCYSAFQSLLRNGSSLGIDTTRISVMGDSAGGNLATVVTLMCRDKQTPQPRCQVLLYPAVTFVDREYPSINHFLKNADRSYVLSEAFLKRVRNAYKGTEGRDDNPYISPLEAELSNDLAPALIIAAECDPLRDSDKEYAHKLEAAGVKAEYLEYSGMIHGFMSFQMILGDAVDAMRAAEEFLGEN comes from the coding sequence ATGAAAAAAGTACTTGCATCCGTATTCCTGTTCACTCTTTTTCTCAGTGGCTACACGGAGGTGCCGGGGAAATATATTCCTAAAAGCGACAGAAAAAAGGAGAAACTGGCCACGGCCGAACCCGGCACCTATCTGAAACCGGCCGCCCTGATGGTCCTCAAAAGGATGACCCGTGTGATGGAGGAAAGTACCGTAAAAGAACCCGCGCCCTGTATGTTGAACCTGTTCACTCCTTCCCAGAAAAAACTGGTGGATACGACTCTCCTGTTCAACGAAGTGGAAATTCCGGTCAGGATTTATTATCCCACCAGGGAAAGCCTTCAGGGCCACCAGCCGGCATGCCTGTTTTTTCATGGAGGAGGTTTTGTTCTGGGGAGTGTGGAACAATACCATATCATGGCCAGCAAGCTGGCCAGAATGACCGGACAGATTATTGTATCAGTGGATTACAGGCTCGCTCCCGATCACCCCTTCCCAGCAGCTATCAAGGACTGCTATTCTGCCTTCCAGAGCTTGCTTAGAAACGGATCCTCCCTGGGCATCGATACCACCCGGATTTCGGTGATGGGTGATAGCGCCGGAGGGAACCTGGCCACGGTAGTGACTTTGATGTGCCGGGATAAACAAACCCCGCAGCCCCGCTGCCAGGTCCTTCTTTACCCTGCAGTCACCTTTGTGGACAGGGAATATCCCTCCATAAACCACTTTCTGAAGAATGCCGACCGGAGCTATGTTCTCAGCGAAGCATTTCTCAAAAGAGTTCGTAATGCATACAAGGGGACGGAAGGGAGAGATGACAATCCCTATATTTCCCCGCTTGAAGCGGAACTAAGTAACGATCTTGCTCCCGCCCTGATTATTGCCGCTGAGTGTGATCCGCTCAGAGACAGTGATAAGGAGTATGCCCATAAACTGGAAGCTGCTGGTGTAAAGGCGGAGTACCTGGAATATAGCGGAATGATCCATGGATTTATGAGTTTCCAAATGATCCTGGGTGATGCGGTGGATGCCATGAGAGCGGCAGAAGAGTTCCTGGGTGAAAATTAA